In Cloacibacterium caeni, a single window of DNA contains:
- the mnmG gene encoding tRNA uridine-5-carboxymethylaminomethyl(34) synthesis enzyme MnmG, which yields MLFNETYDVIVVGAGHAGCEAAAAAANLGSKTMLITMNMQTIGQMSCNPAMGGIAKGQIVREIDAMGGFSGIVADKSAIQFKMLNLSKGPAMWSPRTQNDRMKFAEEWRYVLENTPNLDFFQDMVKSLIINNGKVEGVITSLGIEIKGKSVVLTNGTFLNGLIHVGDKQLGGGRMGEPKAYGITEQLVDLGFEAGRMKTGTPVRVDGRSLDYSKMEEQAGDKNPQKFSYLDTPKLTKQRSCYITYTNDTVHEILRTGFDKSPMFNGTIQSIGPRYCPSIEDKINRFAERNRHQLFAEPEGWNTVEVYVNGFSSSLPEDVQLKALHHVPGFEKAKIFRPGYAIEYDYFPPTQLKHTLETKLIENLYFAGQINGTTGYEEAAGQGLMAGINAHNKVHEKDEFILSRDEAYIGVLIDDLITKGTEEPYRMFTSRAEYRLLLRQDNADIRLTEKAFNIGLAKEERLKNMEEKVAKSSELEEFLRETSLKPGIINPILEANESSPVDQAYRAAQILTRPNLSLEKLTAIDFIKEKVEQYNEEQKEQAEINIKYKGYIEKERDNVAKLQRLETIRIPEDFDYSKISSLSAEAKQKLNKIQPKTIAQAGRISGVSPADINVLLIYLGR from the coding sequence ATGTTATTTAACGAAACATATGATGTAATCGTAGTGGGAGCTGGTCACGCTGGTTGCGAAGCTGCTGCTGCTGCTGCTAATCTTGGTTCTAAAACCATGCTTATTACCATGAATATGCAAACCATCGGACAAATGTCTTGTAATCCAGCAATGGGTGGTATTGCAAAAGGACAAATTGTAAGAGAAATAGATGCAATGGGTGGTTTTAGCGGAATAGTAGCAGATAAATCTGCTATTCAATTCAAAATGCTCAACCTTTCAAAAGGTCCAGCAATGTGGTCTCCAAGAACACAAAATGATAGAATGAAATTCGCAGAAGAATGGAGATATGTTCTAGAAAATACCCCAAATCTTGACTTTTTTCAGGATATGGTGAAATCTTTAATTATCAATAATGGCAAAGTAGAAGGCGTAATTACTTCTTTAGGTATAGAAATCAAAGGAAAATCTGTGGTTTTAACCAATGGAACTTTCCTAAATGGACTCATTCACGTTGGTGATAAACAGTTAGGAGGAGGAAGAATGGGAGAACCAAAAGCTTATGGAATTACCGAACAATTGGTAGATTTAGGCTTTGAAGCTGGTAGAATGAAGACAGGAACACCAGTTCGTGTAGACGGAAGAAGCCTTGATTATTCTAAAATGGAAGAACAAGCTGGAGACAAAAATCCTCAAAAATTCAGTTATTTAGACACTCCTAAATTAACGAAACAGCGCAGTTGCTACATTACTTATACCAATGATACCGTTCACGAAATTCTAAGAACTGGATTTGATAAATCTCCAATGTTTAATGGTACTATCCAAAGTATTGGACCAAGATATTGCCCAAGTATTGAAGATAAAATCAATCGTTTTGCAGAAAGAAATCGTCATCAATTATTTGCAGAACCTGAAGGTTGGAATACCGTAGAAGTTTATGTAAATGGTTTCAGTTCTTCGCTGCCAGAAGATGTGCAATTAAAAGCTTTACACCATGTTCCTGGCTTTGAAAAAGCTAAAATTTTCAGACCTGGTTATGCTATAGAATATGATTACTTCCCTCCTACTCAATTAAAGCATACTTTGGAAACTAAATTGATAGAAAATCTTTATTTTGCTGGTCAAATTAATGGAACTACTGGTTACGAAGAAGCTGCAGGACAAGGTTTAATGGCAGGAATTAATGCTCATAATAAAGTTCACGAAAAAGATGAATTCATACTTAGCAGAGACGAGGCATATATCGGAGTTTTAATAGATGATTTAATTACCAAAGGAACCGAAGAACCATACAGAATGTTTACTTCTAGAGCAGAATACAGACTGCTTTTAAGACAAGATAATGCTGATATTAGACTTACAGAAAAAGCTTTCAATATTGGTCTAGCTAAAGAAGAAAGACTCAAAAATATGGAAGAAAAAGTGGCTAAATCTTCGGAATTAGAAGAATTTCTGAGAGAAACTTCTTTAAAGCCTGGTATTATCAATCCTATCCTAGAAGCTAATGAAAGTTCACCTGTAGACCAAGCGTACAGAGCAGCTCAAATCCTTACAAGACCTAACCTATCTTTAGAAAAATTAACTGCAATTGATTTCATCAAAGAAAAAGTAGAACAGTATAATGAAGAACAAAAAGAACAGGCAGAAATCAACATCAAGTATAAAGGATATATAGAAAAAGAAAGAGATAATGTAGCCAAATTACAAAGATTAGAAACCATTAGAATTCCAGAAGATTTTGATTATTCTAAAATTTCATCTCTTTCCGCTGAAGCAAAACAAAAGCTCAATAAAATTCAACCTAAAACCATTGCGCAAGCCGGAAGGATTTCTGGAGTTTCTCCAGCAGATATTAATGTATTGCTTATTTATTTAGGAAGATAA
- the ybeY gene encoding rRNA maturation RNase YbeY, whose product MIHFFYENIDENIDENLKNWIENIIVSEGKKLGEINYIFCDDEYLLKINQDFLDHDYYTDIITFDQVRGKTISGEIFVSLQRIKDNASLISKNYEEEKKRVIAHGILHLCGYKDKTEEEQKTMRAKEDFYLSLKTE is encoded by the coding sequence ATGATACACTTTTTTTACGAAAATATAGACGAAAATATAGACGAAAATCTTAAAAATTGGATCGAAAATATCATTGTTTCCGAAGGAAAAAAACTCGGAGAAATCAATTATATTTTCTGTGATGATGAATATTTGCTCAAAATCAATCAAGATTTTCTAGACCATGATTATTATACAGACATCATTACTTTCGACCAAGTTCGTGGAAAAACCATTTCAGGAGAGATTTTTGTATCTTTGCAGCGAATTAAGGACAATGCTAGTCTTATTTCAAAAAATTACGAAGAAGAAAAGAAAAGAGTAATTGCACACGGTATTCTTCACCTTTGTGGTTATAAAGATAAAACCGAAGAAGAACAAAAAACAATGCGAGCAAAAGAAGATTTTTATTTGTCATTAAAAACAGAATAA
- a CDS encoding patatin-like phospholipase family protein → MKKLIFYILLIFFTLHANAQVKENLKIPKNPKIGLSLSGGGAKGFAHVGVLKVLDSLGVKVDYISGTSMGAIVGGLYASGYTGKDIEKIILDTDFYNLISNQNNRAESSFFNKSVDKYLLKVPIKNGKATLPTSISSGQKNLYLLKELFKNVSNINDFSKLPIPFMCVATNLETGKIKIFENGDLSESILASSAFPSLMDPVKIGDSIYVDGAMTVNYPSEFLKKKGIDIVIGVDLNQGLNKRNKINSIVDILNQIIDFGIVEETKNQLKFTDVNIKPNLEGLGVTSFDDKAKILKSGYTEAMKYVEFFDKLPKKGYEYLRIPINPIYSNIYKIDALELENNKIYSKYYVQGKMNLLIPSVQTYGKINKMVDKLYATNNYKIINYDIIQRDNRNILKLNVSEDDTRFFLKFGLHYDEIFKSGLLANITIKRLIFKNSNISIDGVFGDKPRYYINYFIDNGYIPGFGFYASGMSFDTENADGNAVSKWNWYRNEAFIQSIWKDKFAFGLGLSHDNFSTTEIITNDEKFGNYFNPFMFMRADNQDSKSFAKRGFYTNLEAKIYNIFDDEQNKRAFQIKADLRGNFPITKWLTYRLSTFYGISINPVNDFYQYHLGGIFDQRIVNFVRFNGYNLGEEKGNNIFTVSNNFQFNFYRNFYVIAGINSANIFENFDDSKFLDLKYNSAAITLGYDSPFGQVKLNYSHAFKSKPGIFTVVLGHWF, encoded by the coding sequence ATGAAAAAATTAATATTTTATATATTATTGATTTTCTTTACTTTACATGCAAATGCTCAAGTGAAAGAAAATCTAAAAATTCCCAAAAATCCTAAAATTGGATTATCACTTTCTGGAGGCGGAGCAAAAGGATTTGCGCATGTAGGCGTTCTAAAAGTGCTGGATTCTCTCGGTGTAAAAGTAGATTACATCTCTGGAACTAGTATGGGAGCAATTGTAGGCGGTTTATACGCTTCTGGTTACACCGGAAAAGACATTGAAAAAATTATTTTAGACACCGATTTTTATAATTTGATTTCTAATCAAAATAACCGCGCCGAAAGTTCTTTTTTCAATAAATCCGTTGATAAATATCTACTAAAAGTTCCCATAAAAAATGGAAAAGCTACACTTCCCACTTCTATTTCTTCTGGTCAAAAAAATCTATACTTGCTCAAAGAATTATTCAAAAATGTATCTAACATAAACGATTTCAGTAAGTTACCAATACCTTTCATGTGTGTAGCGACCAATTTAGAAACTGGAAAAATCAAAATTTTTGAAAACGGAGATCTCTCAGAATCTATTTTGGCAAGTTCTGCATTTCCATCATTGATGGATCCTGTGAAAATAGGCGATAGTATTTATGTAGACGGAGCAATGACGGTGAATTATCCTTCAGAATTTCTAAAGAAGAAGGGAATAGACATTGTAATCGGTGTAGATTTAAATCAAGGACTTAATAAAAGGAATAAAATTAACAGTATTGTAGATATTTTGAATCAAATCATTGATTTTGGGATTGTAGAAGAGACTAAGAATCAATTAAAATTTACAGATGTAAATATCAAGCCTAATCTTGAAGGTTTAGGAGTAACCAGTTTTGATGATAAAGCCAAAATTCTAAAATCTGGCTACACAGAAGCGATGAAATATGTAGAATTTTTTGATAAACTTCCTAAAAAAGGCTACGAATATCTTAGAATTCCTATCAATCCTATTTATTCTAATATCTATAAAATTGATGCATTAGAATTAGAAAATAATAAAATTTACAGCAAATATTACGTTCAAGGAAAGATGAACCTCCTGATTCCATCGGTACAAACCTATGGAAAGATTAATAAAATGGTAGATAAACTCTACGCTACTAACAACTATAAAATTATCAATTACGATATTATTCAACGAGATAACAGAAATATTCTAAAACTGAATGTAAGTGAAGACGACACTAGATTTTTCTTAAAATTCGGTTTGCATTATGATGAGATTTTCAAATCTGGTTTATTGGCCAATATTACCATTAAAAGACTTATTTTTAAGAACTCTAATATCTCTATAGATGGTGTTTTCGGGGACAAACCTAGGTATTACATCAATTATTTCATTGATAACGGCTATATTCCAGGATTTGGCTTTTATGCTTCTGGAATGAGCTTTGATACAGAAAATGCAGACGGAAATGCTGTTAGTAAATGGAATTGGTACAGAAATGAAGCATTTATTCAATCTATTTGGAAAGACAAATTTGCTTTTGGTCTAGGTTTAAGTCATGATAATTTTTCTACTACAGAAATTATTACCAATGATGAAAAATTCGGGAATTATTTCAACCCTTTCATGTTTATGAGAGCGGATAATCAAGACAGTAAATCTTTCGCAAAAAGAGGATTTTATACCAATTTAGAAGCCAAAATTTACAATATTTTTGATGACGAACAGAATAAAAGAGCCTTTCAAATCAAAGCAGATTTACGAGGAAATTTTCCTATCACCAAATGGCTAACTTATCGTTTGTCTACTTTTTATGGAATTTCTATTAATCCTGTTAATGATTTTTACCAATATCATTTAGGAGGAATTTTTGACCAAAGAATCGTTAATTTTGTAAGATTTAATGGGTATAACCTTGGTGAAGAAAAAGGAAATAATATTTTTACGGTTTCTAATAACTTCCAATTTAATTTTTACAGAAATTTTTATGTGATTGCAGGAATTAATTCAGCCAATATTTTTGAAAACTTTGATGATTCTAAATTTCTTGATTTGAAATATAATTCAGCCGCAATTACACTAGGATACGACTCGCCATTTGGTCAGGTGAAACTTAATTACAGTCACGCCTTTAAATCTAAACCTGGAATTTTCACTGTAGTTCTTGGTCACTGGTTCTAA
- a CDS encoding bifunctional UDP-N-acetylmuramoyl-tripeptide:D-alanyl-D-alanine ligase/alanine racemase — protein MNYTTKEIAEITQSQIIGDKNLQIQHIAFDSRNIYSTLKTAFIAINTHKNSGEKYISQAIEKGIKVIISENFYPEYDGITWIIVENSVKFLQDLAHYHIENHPIKTIGITGSNGKTIVKEWLYQCLWNEFPTVKSPKSFNSQIGLPISLLQTSEKHQVGIFEVGISKPQEMKTLEEIFSPKIGILTHIGTAHSSNFENELQLIKEKLILFKNSEIIIYNVDSKQVCEEIKTLYSDKKLISFGLKAHNDVKIICDYKDRSQEILVQYFSEKLSFPANQRDEATLTNALAVICILKEFGFTNEKIVEKINNLKAVEMRLESVNGVRNNLIINDSFNLDLDSLIIAYQFINQYNRDEKTLVLSDIFDVKNDDVSLYHKVAEITNQQNFKQIFLVGNQISRFQEKFNAKTYTFSTTKELLESQQLNSIENQLILLKGARIFEFEKIKSHLELQKHDTVLEINLNAILHNINVHKSLLKPETKMCAMVKAYSYGLGGYEIAEFLQHHHIDYLGVAYADEGVDLRKNGITTPILVMNPEQGSYDVIIDYNLEPEIYSLRVLELFANQLQLKGIQQKYPIHIKVETGMHRLGFKEHEIDKLVENLKKYNVKVASIFSHLSSADVPEEDDYTMEQIHTFQRVSSKISEALGYQPIRHILNTAGITYYSDYQFEMVRIGIGMVGISANPKVKKQLQSAVTFKTVISQISEVKQGDSIGYNRKYKAEKDTRIATIPVGYADGIPRLIGNKKGFVGIQNQKVSIVGNICMDMLMFDLQNIKAKEGDEVIIFNGNPTLEEFSGYCQTIPYEVLTSISRRVKRIYIKD, from the coding sequence ATGAATTACACCACAAAAGAAATAGCAGAAATTACTCAATCTCAAATCATTGGAGATAAAAATCTGCAAATTCAACATATTGCTTTTGACAGCAGAAATATTTATTCTACCCTCAAAACTGCTTTTATCGCCATCAATACTCACAAAAATTCTGGTGAGAAATACATTTCGCAAGCGATAGAAAAAGGAATTAAAGTCATTATTTCTGAAAATTTTTATCCAGAATACGATGGAATTACATGGATTATTGTAGAAAATTCTGTAAAATTTTTACAAGATTTAGCACACTATCATATTGAAAATCATCCTATTAAAACCATAGGAATTACGGGAAGTAACGGAAAAACCATCGTGAAAGAATGGTTATACCAATGTTTATGGAATGAATTCCCCACCGTGAAATCCCCAAAAAGTTTCAACTCACAGATTGGTTTACCGATTTCTCTATTGCAAACTTCGGAAAAACATCAAGTAGGAATTTTCGAAGTGGGAATTTCTAAACCACAAGAAATGAAGACTTTAGAAGAAATTTTTTCTCCTAAAATTGGAATTTTGACTCATATTGGAACTGCGCACTCTTCTAATTTCGAAAATGAACTTCAGTTGATTAAAGAAAAACTGATTCTTTTTAAAAATTCAGAAATTATTATCTATAATGTTGATAGTAAGCAAGTTTGTGAAGAAATAAAAACGCTGTATTCTGATAAAAAACTCATTAGCTTTGGTCTAAAAGCTCATAATGATGTAAAAATAATCTGTGATTATAAAGACAGAAGTCAAGAAATTTTAGTTCAGTATTTCTCAGAAAAATTGAGTTTTCCTGCCAATCAGAGAGACGAAGCTACATTGACCAATGCTTTGGCTGTAATTTGTATTTTAAAAGAATTTGGTTTTACCAACGAAAAAATAGTTGAAAAAATCAACAATCTTAAAGCGGTAGAAATGCGCTTAGAAAGTGTAAATGGAGTTCGTAATAATTTGATTATCAATGACTCTTTTAACTTAGATTTAGACTCGCTCATTATTGCATATCAGTTTATTAATCAGTATAATAGAGACGAAAAAACCTTAGTTCTTTCGGATATTTTTGATGTAAAAAATGATGATGTATCGCTTTATCATAAAGTGGCAGAAATTACCAATCAGCAAAATTTCAAACAGATATTTTTAGTTGGCAATCAAATTTCTAGATTTCAAGAAAAATTTAATGCTAAAACATATACTTTTTCTACCACAAAAGAATTATTAGAAAGCCAACAGCTCAATTCCATTGAAAATCAACTGATTCTGCTGAAAGGAGCAAGAATTTTTGAATTTGAGAAAATAAAATCACATTTAGAACTTCAAAAACACGATACTGTTTTAGAAATAAATCTGAATGCCATTCTGCATAATATCAATGTTCATAAGTCATTGCTAAAACCAGAAACCAAAATGTGTGCGATGGTAAAAGCCTATTCTTATGGACTTGGCGGTTATGAAATTGCAGAGTTTCTACAACATCATCACATTGATTATCTGGGAGTTGCATACGCAGATGAAGGAGTAGACCTTAGAAAAAATGGAATCACTACACCCATTTTGGTCATGAATCCTGAACAAGGCAGTTATGATGTAATCATAGATTATAATCTCGAACCTGAAATTTACAGTTTAAGAGTATTAGAACTTTTTGCTAACCAATTGCAATTAAAGGGAATTCAGCAGAAATATCCTATTCATATCAAGGTAGAAACTGGGATGCATCGTCTTGGTTTTAAAGAACATGAAATAGATAAATTGGTAGAAAATCTTAAAAAATACAATGTAAAAGTTGCCAGTATTTTTAGCCATCTTTCTTCTGCAGACGTTCCCGAAGAAGATGATTACACGATGGAGCAAATTCACACGTTCCAAAGAGTTTCTTCTAAAATTTCTGAAGCTTTGGGTTATCAACCCATCAGACACATTTTAAATACTGCTGGAATTACCTATTATTCTGATTATCAGTTTGAAATGGTAAGAATTGGAATAGGAATGGTAGGAATTTCTGCTAATCCAAAAGTGAAAAAACAATTACAAAGTGCTGTAACTTTTAAAACCGTAATTTCACAAATTTCTGAGGTAAAACAAGGAGATTCAATTGGTTACAACAGAAAATACAAGGCAGAAAAAGACACCAGAATTGCTACCATTCCTGTAGGTTATGCAGACGGAATTCCTAGACTAATTGGCAATAAAAAAGGATTTGTAGGCATTCAAAACCAAAAAGTATCCATCGTAGGAAATATTTGCATGGATATGTTAATGTTTGATTTACAGAATATTAAAGCCAAAGAAGGAGATGAAGTGATTATTTTTAACGGTAATCCTACTTTGGAAGAATTCTCTGGATATTGCCAAACCATTCCTTATGAAGTTCTTACTTCTATTTCTAGAAGAGTCAAAAGAATCTACATAAAAGATTAA
- a CDS encoding thymidine kinase gives MFLENTINHAKQSGWMEVICGSMFSGKTEELIRRLRRAEMAGQKVEIFKPKIDTRYDEEEVVSHNHNKIRSTPVESSNEILLLGSTCDVVGIDEAQFFDDGIVEVANQLANNGIRVVIAGLDMDFLGRPFGPMPFLMATAEYVTKVHAICKTTGNLANYSMRTSSSKDLVQLGETDSYEAVSRRIFIDEVLNKK, from the coding sequence ATGTTTTTAGAAAATACAATAAACCACGCAAAACAAAGTGGATGGATGGAAGTAATTTGTGGCTCAATGTTTTCGGGGAAAACCGAAGAACTAATTCGCAGATTGCGCAGAGCTGAAATGGCTGGACAAAAAGTAGAAATTTTCAAACCGAAAATAGATACTCGCTATGATGAGGAAGAAGTTGTTTCTCATAATCACAACAAAATTAGAAGTACTCCTGTAGAAAGTTCAAACGAAATTTTACTCCTGGGTTCTACTTGTGATGTGGTAGGAATAGATGAAGCACAGTTTTTCGATGATGGAATTGTAGAAGTAGCTAATCAATTGGCTAATAACGGAATACGAGTAGTAATTGCCGGTCTAGATATGGATTTCTTAGGAAGACCTTTCGGACCGATGCCTTTTTTAATGGCAACCGCAGAATACGTGACTAAAGTGCACGCCATTTGTAAAACCACAGGAAACTTGGCCAACTATTCTATGAGAACTTCTAGCAGCAAAGACTTAGTACAACTTGGGGAAACCGATAGTTACGAAGCAGTAAGTAGAAGAATTTTCATAGACGAAGTTTTGAATAAAAAATAA
- a CDS encoding UDP-N-acetylmuramate--L-alanine ligase: MNISDFKNPFFIGVAGVGMSAIAQYLQGIGKNVSGSDRYFHPDEYNKTKEQLENEGIKCFLQDGSGITAETDLVVVSTAIEETVYEVKKAKELGIPIIKRSQLLAMIAKSKKTVAVAGTSGKSTTSAMLFQILLDAGLEPSIISGAGLTSIIKQGKIGNAYVGKGDWLIIEADESDGSVVQYEPEIGLLLNIDKDHQEIDELIELFTIFKNNTKGLFVVNQSNTLAKTLSANVNNDFGFETDAGFTAKNFKQEGFKLSFEIDNQEFTMNAIGQHTVENATAAVAVANQIGVDLTTCAESLSKYEGIYRRHQILGQKNGVWVIDDYAHNPAKCAASIKACQPLAEKVVAWFQPHGYGPTRFLRQDFVEEISNTLRENDEIWMSEIFYAGGTAVKDISANDLIEDIKAKGKKAFFVEDRNQFLEKVKPLLSENSVLLLMGARDPSLEEFCKDLYEKL; encoded by the coding sequence ATGAATATTTCAGATTTTAAAAATCCTTTTTTCATAGGTGTTGCAGGAGTTGGGATGAGTGCAATTGCTCAATACTTGCAGGGAATTGGCAAAAATGTATCGGGAAGCGACCGATATTTTCATCCTGATGAATACAATAAAACCAAGGAACAACTTGAAAATGAAGGAATAAAGTGTTTTCTACAAGACGGAAGTGGAATTACAGCTGAAACCGATTTGGTAGTGGTTTCTACTGCGATTGAAGAAACCGTTTACGAAGTAAAAAAAGCCAAAGAACTCGGAATTCCGATTATTAAAAGAAGCCAACTTCTCGCGATGATTGCGAAAAGTAAAAAAACGGTAGCAGTTGCGGGAACTTCTGGAAAATCAACCACTTCGGCAATGCTATTTCAAATTTTGTTGGATGCAGGTTTAGAACCGTCTATTATTTCTGGAGCGGGTTTAACGAGCATTATCAAACAAGGAAAAATTGGTAACGCTTACGTAGGAAAAGGAGATTGGCTCATTATAGAAGCTGATGAAAGCGATGGTTCGGTTGTTCAATACGAACCAGAAATTGGTTTGCTTTTGAATATTGATAAAGACCATCAAGAAATTGATGAATTGATAGAACTTTTCACTATTTTCAAAAATAATACAAAAGGTTTATTTGTTGTAAATCAATCAAATACATTAGCAAAAACTTTGTCGGCAAATGTAAATAACGATTTCGGTTTTGAAACTGATGCAGGTTTTACAGCTAAAAACTTCAAACAAGAAGGTTTTAAATTAAGCTTTGAAATTGACAATCAAGAGTTTACAATGAACGCAATCGGACAGCACACTGTAGAAAATGCTACGGCTGCAGTTGCGGTAGCCAATCAAATTGGGGTTGATTTAACAACTTGTGCCGAAAGTTTATCAAAATATGAAGGAATTTATCGTCGTCATCAGATTTTAGGACAAAAAAATGGAGTTTGGGTGATTGATGATTATGCTCACAATCCTGCAAAATGTGCAGCAAGTATTAAGGCTTGTCAACCTTTGGCAGAAAAAGTTGTGGCTTGGTTTCAACCGCATGGTTATGGACCGACAAGATTTTTGAGACAAGATTTTGTAGAAGAAATCTCGAATACACTTCGTGAAAATGATGAAATCTGGATGAGCGAAATTTTTTATGCAGGCGGAACCGCTGTGAAAGATATTTCTGCGAATGATTTAATTGAAGACATAAAAGCGAAAGGCAAAAAAGCTTTTTTTGTAGAAGATAGAAATCAGTTTTTAGAAAAGGTAAAGCCTTTATTATCAGAAAATTCGGTTTTATTGTTGATGGGAGCGAGAGATCCTAGCTTGGAGGAATTTTGTAAAGATTTGTATGAGAAATTGTAA
- a CDS encoding type II secretion system protein GspG produces the protein MLEFENANPNPKNVSKEMNKPPYLLGLLGFIPLVGFFVGIGLTLYGLIKYKDKKLIIIGVLCMVFTIFVYSFMYFGIEKSSKVRESWAELSQYQVNELVKDIEYFKLENGKYPDSLKQLQNGDTLVNIQDPIKGLNSSEKDIFIYENLGDKYSLYSVGLDGVAKTKDDIFPNVKNDSKVGWIKK, from the coding sequence ATGTTAGAATTTGAAAATGCAAATCCAAATCCAAAGAATGTTTCAAAAGAAATGAATAAACCTCCTTATTTGTTAGGTTTATTAGGTTTTATTCCTTTAGTTGGTTTTTTTGTTGGAATTGGTTTAACTCTTTATGGATTAATTAAATACAAAGACAAAAAGCTAATTATTATCGGAGTTTTATGCATGGTTTTTACCATTTTCGTGTATTCTTTCATGTATTTCGGAATTGAAAAGTCTAGTAAAGTAAGAGAAAGTTGGGCAGAATTATCACAATATCAAGTTAATGAATTAGTTAAAGATATTGAATATTTTAAGTTAGAAAATGGAAAATATCCAGATAGTTTAAAACAGCTTCAAAATGGTGATACTCTTGTTAATATTCAGGATCCCATAAAAGGCTTAAATTCAAGTGAAAAAGATATCTTTATTTATGAAAATTTGGGAGATAAATATTCACTTTATTCTGTTGGGTTAGATGGAGTTGCTAAAACAAAAGATGATATTTTTCCGAATGTGAAAAATGATAGTAAAGTAGGCTGGATAAAAAAATAA
- the rsmI gene encoding 16S rRNA (cytidine(1402)-2'-O)-methyltransferase, producing the protein MSGILYFVPTPIGNLEDMTFRAIKVLKEVDYILCEDTRTSGILLKHYEISKPLKSYHLHNEHTATEKVIADLKSGQNIAIITDAGTPGISDPGYLLGKACADEDLEMICLPGATAFVPALVVSGLPNHDFYFAGFLPQKKGRQTKLKQLAEEKKTIVLYESPHKINTTLEQIKEFFGENAKVSLSREISKKFEETKRGTIEELIAFSKSKTLKGEIVLIVNNAL; encoded by the coding sequence ATGAGCGGAATCCTATATTTTGTTCCAACACCGATTGGAAACCTAGAAGACATGACTTTCAGAGCGATAAAAGTACTGAAAGAAGTAGATTATATCCTTTGTGAAGACACCAGAACTTCGGGAATTTTGTTAAAGCACTACGAAATTTCTAAACCTCTAAAATCGTATCATCTTCATAATGAACATACTGCAACGGAAAAAGTAATTGCAGATTTAAAATCTGGACAAAACATTGCCATTATTACCGATGCAGGAACTCCTGGAATTTCAGATCCTGGATATTTGCTCGGAAAAGCTTGTGCAGATGAAGATTTGGAAATGATTTGTTTGCCTGGTGCAACTGCTTTTGTTCCAGCTTTGGTGGTTTCTGGCTTACCGAATCACGATTTTTATTTCGCAGGGTTTTTACCTCAAAAAAAAGGCAGACAAACCAAACTGAAACAACTCGCCGAAGAGAAAAAAACCATTGTTTTATACGAAAGTCCGCATAAAATTAATACCACTTTAGAACAGATTAAAGAATTTTTTGGCGAAAATGCGAAGGTGAGTTTAAGCCGAGAAATCTCTAAAAAATTCGAGGAAACCAAGCGAGGAACCATTGAAGAGCTGATTGCTTTTTCAAAAAGTAAAACACTGAAAGGCGAAATTGTTTTGATTGTGAATAACGCTTTGTAA
- a CDS encoding YdeI/OmpD-associated family protein, translating to MPKIKNWKEELTKLRSIVLDYGLTEEVKWYQPCYSFNGSNLIILGSFKDFCTLSFFKGVLLKDEYKILEFAGQNTQSAKIVKFTNLHQINELESILKDYIKEMIALEKSGAKVTFKTIEEQKLPEELEEIFSQDKDFEKAFKSLTPGRQRAYLLHFSSAKQSATRISRIEKLKPKIFEGKGLNE from the coding sequence TTGCCAAAAATAAAAAATTGGAAAGAAGAACTTACAAAACTTCGTTCCATTGTTTTGGATTATGGTTTAACGGAGGAGGTAAAATGGTATCAACCGTGTTATTCTTTTAATGGAAGCAATCTCATTATTTTGGGTAGTTTCAAAGACTTTTGTACATTGAGTTTTTTCAAAGGAGTTTTGCTGAAAGACGAATATAAAATCTTAGAATTTGCAGGTCAAAACACACAATCAGCAAAAATCGTAAAGTTTACTAATCTACATCAAATCAATGAATTAGAATCTATTTTGAAAGACTACATCAAAGAAATGATTGCCCTCGAAAAATCTGGCGCAAAAGTTACTTTCAAAACAATAGAAGAACAAAAATTACCCGAAGAATTAGAAGAAATTTTTAGCCAAGATAAAGATTTTGAAAAGGCGTTTAAATCTTTAACTCCTGGTAGACAACGCGCATATTTACTGCATTTTTCTTCAGCAAAACAATCGGCGACTAGAATTTCAAGAATAGAAAAATTAAAACCAAAAATATTTGAGGGAAAAGGTTTAAATGAATAG